The Haloplanus salinarum genome includes a region encoding these proteins:
- a CDS encoding cupin domain-containing protein → MDKINVTDIADQLAEDGEMETEAMRAVSFSLQVMRFEPGDEDPMHAHAEEEIYRIDMGEATLVTDDESVAVEPGDVVHLRPGTDHQFTDFDGEFVVTVMYAPAEGSQAT, encoded by the coding sequence GTGGATAAAATCAACGTTACTGACATTGCGGACCAACTGGCCGAGGACGGGGAGATGGAAACCGAAGCGATGCGTGCAGTGTCGTTCAGCCTCCAAGTGATGCGGTTTGAGCCGGGCGACGAGGACCCGATGCACGCGCACGCCGAGGAAGAGATTTACCGTATCGATATGGGCGAGGCGACGCTCGTGACCGACGACGAGTCGGTGGCGGTCGAGCCGGGTGACGTTGTCCATCTCCGTCCCGGGACAGACCACCAGTTCACCGATTTCGACGGCGAGTTCGTGGTCACGGTTATGTACGCACCCGCCGAAGGCTCTCAGGCAACGTAA